ctgatgatgatcatgaatttaAAGAAGATGGTTTTCGATACGGGTTTCTTCCATCTTTAATCAATTGGAAAACTAAATTTGATTTCAAGTTACAAAGTTTTGTCTTTTTATTTGCTAAATATGTTAATAGAAAAACAGAGGAAACAGAGGAAACAGGGGAGGTTGATGAAGTTACACCAGAAGAACTCGAATTACGGCTTTATTCTTCGTTTCATGGCGTAGTTGATTCGATCGAATGGGGGAATGTAATGTCGTGTTTGTTAGTTCAACATCCAATGCTTCGTGAGATCACGATTTCGGGTTCAAGAAAAGGTGGTAAAATATTTTTGAAAAATGAAGAAATTGTGGATTTAAGAAATTCTTTGTCACCCGAAGATATTACAAGAATATCGGAAAATGGTAATGGGATTGGAGTAACGATAAACGTGAAATCGGCTTATGTTCCGATTTTGTATCTGCCATTGTCGGGTTTCGTTATGAAAGGGGTTTCGCTTGTTGTAGTTAGAGTAGGAAGACGGCTTTATCAACCTGGAGATGACGGTTTTCGCAGTGGAACCGATAGTTTTAGTGATAGTGACAGTGATAATGAGActgatgatgatcatgaagataATCGTATAGAGTATGACGATAACGATATAATAAATTGGGATTATGACTCTGAAGAGGAAGTTTTTCGAGAAGCTGTTACTTCAATTTTGGTACATCATAAGGACAAGATGCATCGAGAGACCTAAATTGTTCGATTTCGAGTTTACATTCTACTAT
The window above is part of the Rutidosis leptorrhynchoides isolate AG116_Rl617_1_P2 chromosome 1, CSIRO_AGI_Rlap_v1, whole genome shotgun sequence genome. Proteins encoded here:
- the LOC139859810 gene encoding F-box protein At4g18380-like, with translation MNINSNPQQQFDHFTKLPDDLLIFILTKITQQDFKFLFRCSLVSKLFASSIPLMPRVSISISPPNTRKPGSDYSKSRLQDVADRFIDRKMEYLTSLRPQIQKALTFLKKFHHVQSLDVVFTTDDDHEFKEDGFRYGFLPSLINWKTKFDFKLQSFVFLFAKYVNRKTEETEETGEVDEVTPEELELRLYSSFHGVVDSIEWGNVMSCLLVQHPMLREITISGSRKGGKIFLKNEEIVDLRNSLSPEDITRISENGNGIGVTINVKSAYVPILYLPLSGFVMKGVSLVVVRVGRRLYQPGDDGFRSGTDSFSDSDSDNETDDDHEDNRIEYDDNDIINWDYDSEEEVFREAVTSILVHHKDKMHRET